A stretch of Mycobacterium sp. ITM-2016-00316 DNA encodes these proteins:
- a CDS encoding TrkA family potassium uptake protein, protein MRIGIAGAGNVGRSVARELLEYGHKVLLIERERRRFEPHTVAGADWLLADACELSALQEAGAQTCDVVIAATGDDKANLVVGLLAKTEFGVRRVVARINDVDNQWLFSQAWGIDVAVSTPGALAASIEGAIDVGHLIRLMGLREGRASLTKLTLPMDNSLVGQRVDQLELPPNTALVTLLRGDTVLIPKPGDIFATGDELLLIGGEGDSQSAKAVSNRVAGPAGTMLWSSMTAPK, encoded by the coding sequence ATGCGGATCGGGATAGCGGGCGCCGGTAACGTCGGCCGCTCCGTCGCGCGCGAACTGCTCGAATACGGCCACAAGGTGCTGCTGATCGAACGCGAGCGGCGGCGATTCGAACCGCACACCGTTGCCGGCGCCGACTGGTTGCTCGCCGATGCCTGCGAGCTGTCCGCGTTGCAGGAGGCGGGGGCGCAGACCTGTGATGTGGTGATCGCCGCGACGGGTGACGACAAGGCCAATCTGGTCGTCGGGCTGCTCGCCAAGACCGAGTTCGGGGTGCGGCGGGTGGTCGCGCGCATCAACGATGTCGACAACCAGTGGCTGTTCAGTCAGGCCTGGGGTATCGACGTGGCGGTGTCGACGCCGGGCGCCCTGGCCGCCAGCATCGAGGGCGCCATCGACGTCGGTCACCTCATCCGATTGATGGGCCTGCGTGAGGGCCGCGCCAGTCTCACCAAACTGACTCTGCCCATGGACAATTCGCTGGTCGGACAGCGGGTGGATCAGTTGGAGCTGCCACCCAACACCGCGCTGGTGACATTGCTGCGCGGTGACACCGTGTTGATCCCGAAACCCGGGGACATCTTCGCCACCGGTGACGAACTGCTGCTGATCGGCGGCGAGGGTGACAGCCAGTCCGCGAAGGCGGTCTCGAACAGGGTTGCCGGGCCGGCGGGCACGATGCTGTGGTCGTCGATGACGGCTCCGAAGTAG
- a CDS encoding VWA domain-containing protein, whose product MTEPDRLRLLATFVAGVSLDVAEAPGGQPAYTDGRTVYVTAGASLDQIRREMLLQSALLGAGSLAPGYLKAIRARPSTARRYLALEGRRVIADLAERLPIAATLLSDGGPHTAGCAESLVLARSRGPVPDPPDWFGVIRARTVLPNAVGPGSAAGENDSSALSTDDEDSGDEDEPGGKSKILKLFEAPVNSQALSDFLRKLFGGAKSNDDDAAGGDLRVCSVRQVQRLGINARPAPTHIRFTGTEKPGSAVGVRGALFPEWDVHHNRYRPDWCRVIDFPLVSDVDVAAAEVPQDAVLRQRLARVGLGLKRLRARADGDELDTEALIAMCVDLRAGFSPPDNVYLERRKLERNLGVLILVDASGSATDADPDGLAVHDHQRRAAATMAATLEELGDRVAVYAFRSQGRNAVHLPAIKTFEQRFGAAERARLNQLQPSGYTRLGAAIRGAGDILQNTAGTPNRLLVVLSDGYPYDNGYEGRYAEADAHTALAELRAVGVACLCLSIGAGSGGEEFQRVFGSACNAVGASLSELSPRMDELFLSALRELAAPR is encoded by the coding sequence GTGACGGAGCCCGACCGGCTCCGGCTGCTCGCCACCTTTGTGGCAGGCGTGTCGCTCGATGTTGCGGAGGCCCCCGGTGGGCAACCGGCCTACACCGACGGGCGCACGGTCTATGTGACGGCGGGCGCTTCCCTCGACCAGATCCGCCGCGAGATGCTGCTGCAGAGTGCACTTCTCGGCGCCGGGAGCCTGGCGCCCGGATACCTGAAGGCGATACGGGCGAGACCGTCGACCGCGCGCCGCTATCTGGCGCTGGAGGGTCGGCGGGTGATCGCCGACCTGGCCGAGCGCCTGCCGATCGCGGCCACGCTGCTGTCCGACGGCGGCCCGCACACCGCCGGTTGCGCCGAGTCGCTGGTGCTGGCACGGAGCAGAGGGCCGGTGCCCGACCCGCCGGACTGGTTCGGTGTCATCAGAGCGCGGACGGTGCTCCCGAATGCGGTCGGTCCGGGTTCTGCTGCCGGCGAGAATGATTCGTCTGCACTGTCCACCGATGACGAGGATTCCGGGGACGAGGACGAACCGGGCGGCAAGAGCAAGATCCTCAAACTGTTCGAGGCGCCGGTCAACTCACAAGCACTGTCGGACTTTCTGCGCAAGCTGTTCGGTGGCGCGAAGTCGAACGACGACGATGCCGCCGGCGGTGATCTGCGGGTGTGCTCGGTTCGCCAGGTGCAGCGGCTGGGGATCAACGCACGCCCGGCCCCGACCCACATCCGCTTCACCGGCACGGAGAAGCCCGGGTCTGCTGTGGGTGTGCGCGGTGCCCTGTTCCCGGAGTGGGACGTGCACCACAACCGGTACCGCCCCGACTGGTGCCGGGTCATCGATTTCCCGCTCGTCAGCGATGTCGACGTCGCGGCCGCCGAGGTACCTCAGGATGCGGTGTTGCGACAGCGGCTCGCGCGAGTAGGGCTGGGGCTGAAAAGGTTACGGGCCCGCGCCGACGGCGATGAGCTCGACACCGAAGCGCTCATCGCGATGTGTGTGGATCTGCGTGCCGGCTTCTCACCGCCGGACAACGTCTACCTCGAACGCCGAAAGCTCGAACGCAACCTGGGCGTCCTGATCCTGGTCGATGCCTCCGGGTCGGCCACCGACGCCGACCCGGACGGCCTGGCCGTGCACGATCACCAGCGCCGGGCCGCTGCGACCATGGCGGCGACGCTGGAGGAACTCGGAGACCGGGTGGCGGTCTACGCCTTTCGATCGCAGGGACGCAACGCCGTGCACCTGCCGGCCATCAAGACGTTCGAGCAGCGGTTCGGTGCGGCCGAACGTGCCCGGTTGAACCAGCTGCAACCGTCCGGGTACACCCGCCTCGGAGCCGCCATCCGAGGTGCCGGGGACATCCTGCAGAACACCGCCGGTACCCCGAACCGGCTGTTGGTCGTCCTGTCGGACGGCTACCCCTACGACAACGGCTACGAGGGGCGATACGCAGAGGCCGATGCGCACACCGCACTCGCCGAGCTCCGGGCCGTCGGGGTGGCCTGTCTGTGTCTGTCGATCGGAGCAGGTAGCGGCGGCGAGGAGTTCCAGCGGGTCTTCGGATCGGCCTGCAATGCGGTCGGCGCGTCGCTGTCCGAGCTGAGTCCCCGGATGGACGAGCTGTTCCTGTCCGCGCTACGGGAGCTCGCCGCACCACGCTGA
- a CDS encoding CbbQ/NirQ/NorQ/GpvN family protein, whose translation MPATFYRSVGEERDVFRAAARRGSPILLKGPTGCGKTRFVEAMAQDLGRELITVAGHEDMTSADLVGRFLLKGGDTVWVDGPLTRAVRTGAVFYLDEIVEARQDTTVVIHPLADHRRELPVDRLGVTLPAAPGFQLVISYNPGYQSVLKSLKESTRQRFVAIELGFPPPEIETEVVAHEADIDQETARTLVRLANAIRNLDGSPLREASSTRMLILTGGLIAEGLTVRSAVQSAMVQVLTDDADIARGLGELVDAMLPRA comes from the coding sequence ATGCCCGCAACGTTCTACCGATCGGTCGGCGAAGAGCGCGATGTTTTCCGGGCTGCGGCGCGGCGAGGATCGCCGATCCTGTTGAAGGGGCCGACAGGCTGCGGGAAGACCCGCTTCGTCGAAGCCATGGCCCAGGATCTCGGCCGGGAACTGATCACCGTCGCCGGACATGAAGACATGACATCGGCCGATCTGGTCGGCAGATTCCTGCTCAAGGGCGGCGACACCGTCTGGGTGGACGGGCCGCTGACTCGGGCGGTACGTACGGGCGCGGTGTTCTATCTCGACGAGATCGTGGAGGCTCGCCAGGACACCACGGTGGTGATCCACCCGCTGGCCGACCACCGGCGTGAGCTCCCCGTCGACCGGCTCGGCGTGACATTGCCTGCGGCACCGGGCTTTCAGCTGGTGATCTCCTACAACCCGGGCTACCAGAGTGTGCTGAAGAGTCTCAAGGAGTCGACCCGCCAGCGCTTCGTCGCCATCGAGCTCGGTTTCCCGCCGCCGGAGATCGAGACCGAGGTTGTCGCCCACGAGGCCGACATCGATCAGGAGACCGCCCGCACGCTCGTGCGCCTCGCGAACGCCATCCGCAACCTGGACGGCTCACCGCTGCGGGAGGCATCGTCGACCCGGATGTTGATCCTCACCGGCGGACTGATCGCCGAGGGGCTCACTGTGCGCAGCGCGGTGCAGTCGGCGATGGTCCAGGTGTTGACCGATGACGCCGATATCGCGCGCGGGCTGGGCGAACTCGTCGATGCGATGTTGCCCCGGGCGTGA
- a CDS encoding spirocyclase AveC family protein, with amino-acid sequence MPKEPGPRTSNRVKVLAGIGAAILALQLYVWIRWITGPYFERVPQGPSEPPLYMKIPLIANAVVLWLALPFALYYFFIKPWRQERRITLDGMLLISMGLMFFQDPFLNYFNTWCTYNTWLFNMGSWAPYLPGTTNVEKPGAMVAEPLLTNAPGYAYGVLLITIIGCVIMRKIKARWPSISNFRLIMVTYAIAFVFDFVMEALVLLPTGLYTYPGAIQAVSFNAGTYYQWPVYEGLMWGAVQTALCCLRYFTDDRGRTIMERGLDSVRGGFVRQQFTRFLAIFAGVSACFFFFYNVPAIYLGMHADPWPEDHQKRSYFNGGICGEGTDKPCPHPDLPMHKNDSGYINTDGELVLPEGATMPPVVPFERPGQ; translated from the coding sequence ATACCCAAGGAGCCAGGTCCGCGGACGTCGAACCGGGTCAAGGTTCTGGCGGGTATCGGCGCCGCCATCCTGGCCCTACAGCTGTACGTGTGGATCCGGTGGATCACCGGGCCCTATTTCGAGCGGGTGCCACAGGGGCCGAGCGAGCCTCCGCTCTACATGAAGATCCCGCTCATCGCGAATGCGGTGGTTCTCTGGCTCGCTTTGCCGTTCGCGCTCTATTACTTCTTCATCAAGCCATGGCGGCAAGAGCGCAGGATCACCCTGGACGGCATGCTGCTCATCTCGATGGGCCTGATGTTCTTCCAGGACCCGTTCCTGAACTACTTCAACACCTGGTGTACCTACAACACCTGGCTGTTCAACATGGGCTCGTGGGCGCCGTACCTGCCCGGCACGACGAATGTCGAGAAACCCGGTGCGATGGTCGCCGAGCCGCTGCTCACCAACGCCCCGGGTTATGCCTACGGGGTCCTGCTCATCACCATCATCGGCTGCGTGATCATGCGCAAGATCAAGGCCCGCTGGCCGAGCATCAGCAATTTCCGGCTGATCATGGTGACCTATGCGATCGCCTTCGTCTTCGATTTCGTCATGGAAGCCTTGGTCCTGCTGCCCACCGGGCTGTACACCTATCCCGGTGCCATCCAGGCGGTTTCGTTCAATGCCGGCACCTACTATCAGTGGCCGGTCTACGAAGGTCTGATGTGGGGCGCGGTGCAGACCGCATTGTGCTGTCTGCGCTACTTCACCGATGACCGCGGCCGCACCATCATGGAACGCGGATTGGACAGTGTGCGAGGCGGTTTCGTCCGGCAACAGTTCACCCGGTTCCTGGCCATCTTCGCCGGCGTCAGTGCCTGCTTCTTCTTCTTCTACAACGTGCCGGCGATCTACCTCGGCATGCACGCCGACCCCTGGCCAGAAGACCACCAGAAGCGTTCGTACTTCAACGGCGGGATCTGCGGTGAGGGCACCGACAAACCCTGTCCGCACCCGGACCTCCCGATGCACAAGAACGACTCCGGATACATCAACACCGACGGTGAACTCGTGCTGCCCGAGGGTGCGACCATGCCGCCGGTGGTTCCCTTCGAACGGCCCGGGCAGTGA
- a CDS encoding TetR/AcrR family transcriptional regulator, with the protein MVEQWTREKRLERTRSLLLDAAEEVFADKGFAPASLDDIARTAGYTKGAIYKHFDTKEDLFFAVSDRYWRRYFDNFAEVLSSATEVGASELDAIAARWRQLSLDRGAEHSALGHEFTLYLLRNPEARERVAGKRSEVVEALSTFISEGMERLGATLLIPPLTFAQVLVATSDSVVLGSQLDDVDLYRPIVEMYMSAIKLG; encoded by the coding sequence ATGGTCGAGCAGTGGACGCGCGAGAAGCGCCTGGAGCGCACCCGCTCCCTGCTGCTCGACGCCGCCGAAGAAGTCTTCGCGGACAAGGGCTTCGCGCCGGCAAGTCTCGACGACATCGCGCGGACGGCCGGGTACACGAAGGGCGCGATCTACAAGCACTTCGACACCAAGGAAGATCTGTTCTTCGCGGTCAGCGACCGGTACTGGCGGCGGTATTTCGACAATTTCGCCGAGGTGCTGTCCTCGGCGACCGAGGTCGGCGCGTCCGAACTCGACGCCATCGCGGCGCGGTGGCGCCAGCTGAGCCTGGACCGCGGGGCCGAACACAGCGCATTGGGTCACGAGTTCACCCTCTACCTGCTGCGCAACCCCGAGGCCCGGGAACGGGTCGCCGGTAAACGATCCGAAGTCGTCGAGGCGCTGAGTACGTTCATCAGCGAAGGCATGGAACGGTTGGGCGCCACGCTGCTCATCCCGCCGCTGACCTTCGCTCAGGTGTTGGTGGCGACCAGCGATTCGGTGGTCCTCGGCAGCCAGCTCGACGATGTCGACCTGTACCGGCCCATCGTGGAGATGTACATGTCGGCCATCAAACTGGGCTGA
- a CDS encoding aldehyde dehydrogenase, with product MLELVSPHTEELLAEVPISTPADIDAAVRAARAAVDSGPWPRMPPGERVEVLRRFADVYRAHGKEIAQLITAEIGAPITFAQRAQVGLPSMMIGAFCDTAQGYDWQEVRPGFFGADIHVRKEPVGVVAAIVPWNMPQFLTMAKLVPALLAGCAVIVKPAPETSLDALFLVKLFEEVGLPPGVVTVLPGDHTVGAHLVGHPGVDKVSFTGSTAVGKAVAAACAANLTKVSLELGGKSAAIILDDADPATVAAGVRSASLSNSGQICNALTRILVPAPRQQEFVDALAAEIAAITVGDPTDPQTQLGPLVNRRQQQRVLDYIRIGQDEGARLVIGGTDAPAGIDRGWYVRPTLFADAQNSMRIAQEEIFGPVLTVIGYRDEQEAVALSNDSGYGLAGSVWTADTDRGLGIAAQIKTGTFGVNQGYTMDPFAPFGGVKDSGYGRELGREGLEGYLDTKSIAVAAGA from the coding sequence GTGCTCGAACTGGTTTCTCCGCACACCGAGGAACTGCTCGCCGAGGTCCCGATCTCCACCCCCGCAGATATCGACGCCGCCGTGCGCGCGGCACGCGCCGCCGTCGACTCCGGACCCTGGCCACGGATGCCACCGGGTGAGCGTGTCGAGGTGCTGCGCCGGTTCGCCGATGTCTATCGCGCGCACGGCAAGGAGATCGCCCAGCTGATCACGGCCGAGATCGGCGCGCCGATCACCTTCGCGCAGCGCGCCCAGGTCGGCCTGCCGTCGATGATGATCGGCGCGTTCTGCGATACCGCGCAGGGTTACGACTGGCAGGAGGTCCGGCCCGGCTTCTTCGGCGCCGATATCCACGTCCGCAAGGAACCCGTCGGTGTGGTGGCCGCGATCGTGCCGTGGAACATGCCGCAGTTCCTGACCATGGCCAAGCTGGTGCCAGCGCTGCTGGCCGGGTGCGCGGTCATCGTGAAGCCGGCGCCGGAAACCTCATTGGACGCGCTTTTTCTGGTGAAGCTGTTCGAGGAGGTGGGACTGCCGCCCGGGGTGGTGACGGTGCTGCCGGGTGACCACACCGTGGGCGCGCACCTGGTCGGCCATCCCGGGGTCGACAAGGTCTCCTTCACCGGGTCCACCGCGGTCGGCAAGGCGGTCGCCGCCGCGTGTGCGGCCAACCTCACCAAGGTGAGCCTGGAACTCGGCGGCAAGTCCGCGGCCATCATCCTCGACGATGCCGACCCCGCCACGGTCGCGGCCGGGGTGCGCTCGGCCAGCCTGTCCAACAGCGGCCAGATCTGCAATGCGCTGACCCGCATCCTCGTGCCGGCGCCCCGGCAGCAGGAGTTCGTCGACGCGCTCGCCGCGGAGATCGCCGCGATCACCGTCGGCGATCCGACCGATCCGCAGACCCAGCTCGGGCCGCTGGTGAATCGGCGTCAGCAGCAGCGGGTGCTCGACTACATCCGGATCGGCCAGGATGAGGGTGCTCGGCTGGTCATCGGCGGCACCGACGCTCCCGCCGGTATCGACCGCGGCTGGTATGTGCGCCCGACGTTGTTCGCCGATGCGCAGAACTCGATGCGGATCGCGCAGGAGGAGATCTTCGGGCCGGTCCTGACGGTCATCGGCTACCGCGACGAACAGGAGGCCGTGGCACTGTCCAACGACTCCGGCTACGGCCTCGCGGGCTCGGTGTGGACGGCGGACACCGACCGTGGGCTGGGCATCGCCGCGCAGATCAAAACCGGCACCTTCGGCGTCAACCAGGGCTACACGATGGACCCCTTCGCACCGTTCGGTGGCGTCAAGGACAGTGGGTACGGCCGCGAGCTCGGCCGCGAGGGTCTGGAAGGCTACCTCGATACCAAATCAATCGCCGTCGCGGCAGGAGCGTGA
- a CDS encoding SDR family NAD(P)-dependent oxidoreductase — MNFDGRVVVVTGAGGGLGRCHALEFARRGAHVVVNDVGAAVDGTGPATSAAQAVVDEITSAGGSAVANTDSVATDEGGKAIIGTATEAFGRVDVLINNAGILRDAAFKNMTADQVDAVLDVHLRGAFNVTRAVWPVFREQDYGRIVMTTSGSGLFGTFGQSNYGAAKTGLVGLMNVLAIEGQRNNIRVNAISPIARTRMTENTMTELVKDLDPEDVTPVVVYLAHESCERTANIYRVGGKHVSRVFIAETAGVDLEAPTAEAFAAEIDAIDDAGSFTIRGGPART; from the coding sequence TTGAATTTCGATGGTCGGGTTGTCGTCGTGACCGGTGCTGGCGGCGGCCTCGGGCGTTGTCACGCGCTGGAGTTCGCCCGCCGCGGTGCCCATGTGGTGGTCAACGACGTAGGCGCGGCGGTGGACGGCACCGGGCCGGCGACGTCGGCGGCGCAGGCCGTGGTCGACGAGATCACCTCCGCCGGCGGCTCGGCGGTCGCGAACACCGATTCGGTGGCCACCGATGAGGGCGGCAAAGCCATCATCGGCACCGCGACCGAGGCCTTCGGCCGGGTGGATGTGCTGATCAATAATGCCGGCATCCTGCGGGACGCCGCGTTCAAGAACATGACCGCCGATCAGGTGGATGCCGTCCTCGATGTGCACCTGCGGGGCGCCTTCAATGTCACCCGCGCCGTATGGCCGGTGTTCCGGGAGCAGGACTACGGACGCATCGTCATGACCACCTCCGGGTCCGGCCTGTTCGGCACGTTCGGGCAGTCGAACTACGGGGCGGCCAAGACCGGTCTGGTCGGGTTGATGAATGTGCTGGCGATCGAAGGGCAGCGCAACAACATTCGGGTCAACGCCATCTCCCCCATCGCCAGGACGCGGATGACGGAGAACACCATGACCGAGTTGGTGAAGGATCTCGATCCCGAGGACGTCACCCCCGTGGTCGTGTACCTGGCCCACGAGAGTTGCGAGCGGACCGCCAACATCTACCGGGTCGGGGGCAAGCACGTGTCGCGGGTGTTCATCGCCGAGACGGCCGGTGTGGATCTGGAGGCTCCGACCGCGGAGGCCTTCGCCGCGGAGATCGACGCCATCGATGACGCCGGGTCGTTCACGATCCGGGGCGGGCCGGCGCGGACGTAG
- a CDS encoding DUF222 domain-containing protein, giving the protein MVDEELAYEEEERRAALAVDNIGAEAREENACGARRLFAIGQLYEARAPDDDTEKLCWAIDGHTSLVAEVATALGVSRCRAAAQVKMAIALYTKLPRVLRTAKSGWLDYRMLAAIVWRTELIVDGDVLERVDDRLAERAPKWARLSEPKIEARINAVIAAQDPEAVRIREQIRRDREVGGCTSSPTVPAPPP; this is encoded by the coding sequence ATGGTGGACGAAGAACTGGCATACGAAGAAGAGGAACGTCGCGCGGCCCTGGCGGTCGACAATATCGGCGCCGAAGCCCGCGAGGAAAACGCCTGCGGAGCCCGCCGGTTGTTCGCGATCGGCCAACTCTACGAGGCGCGCGCTCCGGACGACGACACCGAGAAGCTGTGCTGGGCCATCGACGGGCACACCAGCCTGGTGGCTGAAGTCGCCACCGCACTGGGGGTAAGCCGCTGTCGGGCCGCCGCTCAGGTCAAGATGGCAATCGCTCTGTATACGAAGCTCCCACGGGTCCTGCGCACCGCGAAGAGCGGCTGGTTGGACTACCGCATGCTCGCAGCCATCGTGTGGCGCACCGAGCTGATCGTCGATGGGGACGTGCTGGAACGTGTCGATGACCGGTTGGCCGAGAGAGCGCCGAAATGGGCACGGCTGTCCGAACCGAAGATCGAGGCCCGGATCAACGCCGTCATCGCCGCGCAAGATCCCGAAGCGGTGCGCATCCGCGAACAGATCCGTCGCGACCGCGAGGTCGGGGGGTGCACCTCATCGCCGACCGTGCCGGCACCACCGCCCTGA
- a CDS encoding HNH endonuclease signature motif containing protein — MHLIADRAGTTALTGSLDQIDAEALAAAVEHATVREVDPGPVTVEQGRFPSAKLAEFIRSRDLTCRFPGCDVPAWDTDIDHTVAWPAGPTHPSNLKCLCRTHHLLKTFFDGWNDVQLANGTVVWTSPTGHVYTTEPEGAQWFAGLGDPTGEPTLQAIVPTLAQRCMKMPARERPRHEDTRRRVTAERHANHRRLHQQEQDHQAWLAAHDEPAPF, encoded by the coding sequence GTGCACCTCATCGCCGACCGTGCCGGCACCACCGCCCTGACGGGCAGCCTCGACCAGATCGACGCCGAAGCCCTCGCGGCCGCCGTCGAACACGCCACTGTGCGCGAGGTCGACCCCGGTCCCGTCACCGTGGAGCAGGGCCGATTCCCGTCCGCCAAGCTCGCCGAATTCATCCGCTCCCGCGATCTCACCTGCCGCTTCCCCGGCTGCGACGTCCCGGCCTGGGACACCGATATCGACCACACCGTGGCCTGGCCCGCCGGTCCCACCCATCCGTCGAACCTCAAATGCCTATGCCGAACGCATCATCTTCTGAAGACGTTCTTCGACGGCTGGAACGACGTGCAGCTGGCCAACGGCACCGTCGTATGGACCTCGCCGACCGGTCATGTGTACACCACCGAACCCGAAGGCGCACAATGGTTCGCCGGTCTCGGAGACCCCACCGGCGAACCCACCCTGCAGGCTATCGTGCCGACCCTCGCCCAACGGTGCATGAAGATGCCCGCCCGCGAACGGCCGCGCCACGAGGACACCCGCCGACGCGTCACCGCCGAGCGCCACGCCAACCATCGACGTCTGCACCAACAAGAACAGGACCACCAGGCCTGGCTCGCCGCCCACGACGAACCCGCACCCTTCTAA
- a CDS encoding TauD/TfdA family dioxygenase, giving the protein MSVLTINKLTASVGAEVSGVDPDRLATDDGLASAVLDALEDNGVLVFHNLHLDEDPQAQVAFCERLGEIDRTADGHHPVSGIYPITLDKSKNKAAEYLKATFDWHIDGCTPTAGECPQKATVLSAIQVAARGGETEFANSYAAYETLSDGEKERYAALRVVHSLEASQRRVYPDPTPEQVQRWKSRPTHENPLIWTHRSGRKSLVLGASADYIVGMDRDEGRALLTELLEHSTTPDKVYSHKWSVGDTVIWDNQGVLHRAAPYEPNSPREMLRTTVLGDEPIV; this is encoded by the coding sequence ATGAGTGTGCTCACCATCAACAAGCTCACCGCTTCGGTGGGAGCCGAAGTAAGCGGTGTCGACCCGGATCGGTTGGCCACCGATGACGGTCTGGCATCGGCGGTGCTGGATGCGTTGGAGGACAACGGGGTCTTGGTCTTCCACAATCTGCATCTCGACGAGGATCCGCAGGCGCAGGTGGCGTTCTGCGAGCGCCTCGGCGAGATCGACCGGACCGCAGATGGCCATCACCCGGTGTCGGGCATCTATCCGATCACGCTGGACAAGAGCAAGAACAAGGCGGCCGAGTACCTGAAGGCGACCTTCGATTGGCATATCGACGGGTGCACGCCGACAGCCGGTGAGTGCCCGCAGAAGGCCACGGTGCTGTCGGCTATCCAGGTTGCCGCCCGCGGCGGGGAGACGGAATTCGCGAACTCCTATGCTGCCTACGAGACGCTCAGCGACGGCGAGAAGGAGCGGTACGCCGCGCTGCGTGTCGTGCATTCCCTGGAGGCCTCGCAGCGCCGGGTGTATCCCGATCCCACGCCGGAGCAGGTGCAGCGGTGGAAATCTCGCCCCACACACGAGAATCCGTTGATCTGGACGCACCGCAGCGGCCGTAAGTCACTGGTGCTCGGCGCGTCCGCGGACTACATCGTGGGCATGGATCGCGATGAGGGCCGCGCGCTGCTCACCGAGTTGCTGGAGCATTCCACGACGCCCGACAAGGTGTACAGCCACAAATGGTCGGTGGGCGACACGGTGATCTGGGACAACCAGGGCGTGCTGCACCGTGCCGCGCCGTACGAGCCGAACTCCCCCCGAGAGATGTTGCGCACCACGGTGCTCGGGGACGAACCCATCGTTTAG
- a CDS encoding aromatic ring-hydroxylating dioxygenase subunit alpha — protein sequence MTQWPKPVEGSWTEHYPELGTGPISFRDSTSPEFYELEKEAVFKRAWLNLARVEELPRAGSFLAKEIEVVNASLILVRGEDDTVRAFHNVCRHRGNRLVGEKSGQSTELICAQCGWRYSLDGTLVHVPNPEAFVDFDTEDYGLLKVHCDVWAGFIFVNLDVEPRQSLREFLGPMVTGLDDYPFGKLTETYEWVAHNNSNWKIFADAFQEYYHVPSLHTQQVPAEVRNPSAGFTCGHFQLDGPHRLVSTAGTRRWLLADEYMYPIERATQSGLVGPWRTPDIGELPAGLNPGGIQPWGISNFQIFPNLEILIYGGWYLLYRYWPTSHNTHRFEAFTYFHPARSVRERIEHEVAAVVLKEFALQDAGMLGGTQAALEYDVIDEFPVNDQEILVRHLHKVAVDWVERYQRDSEPARV from the coding sequence ATGACGCAATGGCCGAAACCGGTTGAAGGATCCTGGACCGAGCACTACCCGGAACTCGGGACCGGACCGATATCGTTCAGGGACTCCACGTCGCCCGAGTTCTACGAGCTGGAGAAGGAAGCCGTCTTCAAACGGGCCTGGCTGAACCTGGCCCGCGTCGAAGAGCTGCCGCGGGCGGGCAGTTTCCTCGCCAAGGAGATCGAGGTCGTCAACGCGTCGCTGATCCTGGTGCGCGGCGAGGATGACACGGTGCGGGCCTTCCACAACGTATGCCGGCATCGGGGCAACCGGCTGGTCGGTGAAAAGTCCGGTCAGAGCACGGAATTGATCTGCGCGCAGTGCGGTTGGCGATACTCCCTGGACGGCACCCTGGTGCACGTACCCAACCCCGAGGCGTTCGTCGACTTCGACACCGAGGACTACGGACTGCTCAAGGTGCACTGCGACGTGTGGGCCGGATTCATCTTCGTCAATCTGGATGTCGAACCCCGGCAGAGCCTGCGGGAGTTTTTGGGCCCCATGGTCACCGGGCTTGACGACTACCCCTTCGGGAAGCTGACCGAGACCTACGAATGGGTTGCCCACAACAACAGCAACTGGAAGATCTTCGCCGACGCCTTCCAGGAGTACTACCACGTGCCGTCCCTGCACACCCAGCAGGTTCCCGCCGAAGTGCGTAATCCCAGTGCCGGCTTCACCTGCGGGCACTTCCAACTCGACGGACCGCACCGACTGGTCTCCACGGCCGGGACGCGGCGCTGGCTGCTCGCCGACGAGTACATGTACCCGATCGAGCGGGCCACCCAGAGCGGATTGGTGGGGCCTTGGCGCACACCGGATATCGGCGAGCTACCCGCCGGCCTCAATCCCGGTGGTATCCAACCCTGGGGCATCAGCAATTTTCAGATCTTCCCCAACCTGGAGATCCTGATCTATGGCGGCTGGTACCTGCTCTACCGGTACTGGCCGACCTCGCACAACACCCACCGCTTCGAGGCCTTCACCTATTTCCACCCGGCGCGGTCGGTGCGCGAACGCATCGAGCACGAAGTCGCCGCGGTGGTGCTCAAGGAGTTCGCGCTGCAGGATGCGGGCATGCTGGGCGGGACCCAGGCGGCGTTGGAGTACGACGTCATCGATGAGTTCCCGGTCAACGATCAGGAGATTCTGGTTCGCCACCTGCACAAGGTGGCCGTTGACTGGGTCGAGCGGTACCAGCGCGACTCCGAGCCGGCGAGGGTCTGA